From Anaerobacillus sp. CMMVII, one genomic window encodes:
- a CDS encoding cytochrome c oxidase assembly protein encodes MTNETHIHHVSDLHIHTFSQLLLALPFLVGFVLYLYAVIFSNRYYKQWPFSRTMFWSLGVIFATAALVGPLAERAQTDFTVHMVGHLLLGMAAPLLMVLAAPMTLLMRTLKVEQARRLTRLLKSRIVHFYTDPVVASILNIGGLWILYTTGLYEVMHHSLYLHMLIHIHVFLAGFLFTVSLIGIDPTPYKRSYVYRSVVAVTAFSIHGILSKYIYAFPPSSVPVGQAELGSMIMYYGGDVIDAFLFFILCLQWFRTTRPRLLLQAGEF; translated from the coding sequence ATGACCAATGAGACACATATTCATCATGTCAGTGACTTACACATTCACACATTCTCTCAGCTGTTACTAGCACTCCCATTTTTAGTTGGTTTTGTACTATATTTATACGCAGTCATCTTCTCAAACCGCTATTACAAACAATGGCCTTTTTCTCGTACTATGTTTTGGAGTCTAGGAGTGATCTTTGCTACAGCAGCATTGGTTGGCCCTTTAGCAGAACGTGCACAAACCGATTTCACGGTACATATGGTTGGTCATTTGTTACTTGGCATGGCGGCACCATTACTTATGGTACTCGCAGCTCCAATGACTTTACTTATGCGTACATTAAAGGTCGAACAAGCACGCCGTCTTACTCGTTTATTAAAAAGCAGAATTGTACACTTTTATACCGATCCAGTGGTTGCATCGATCTTAAACATCGGAGGCTTATGGATACTTTACACAACAGGTTTATATGAAGTCATGCACCATAGTCTATACCTACATATGCTCATACACATACATGTATTTCTCGCAGGTTTTCTTTTTACAGTATCACTTATTGGGATTGATCCAACGCCCTACAAGAGGAGCTATGTTTATCGTTCAGTTGTAGCAGTGACTGCTTTTTCTATTCACGGTATTTTATCTAAGTATATTTATGCTTTTCCACCATCCTCTGTTCCTGTAGGACAAGCAGAGTTAGGAAGTATGATTATGTATTACGGTGGGGACGTTATTGATGCATTTCTCTTCTTTATCCTTTGCCTCCAATGGTTTAGAACTACTCGTCCGCGACTATTGCTACAGGCAGGCGAATTTTAG
- a CDS encoding DUF2243 domain-containing protein, which yields MTTDTNRYEYSTRNLWSGILFGLGLVAFVDETIFHQLLHWHHFYDKSTTSIGLVSDGLFHAFSWFATIGGLFLFADLKRRNGVWLKRWWGGVLLGAGVFQLYDGTIQHKIMRIHQIRYVENVVVYDIVWNIIAVAMVVAGSFLLFLSKREQSKRETVTHDQ from the coding sequence ATGACAACTGATACAAACCGTTATGAATATTCCACACGAAATTTATGGTCTGGTATTTTGTTTGGACTAGGTTTAGTTGCTTTTGTAGATGAGACTATTTTTCACCAACTGTTACACTGGCATCATTTTTACGACAAATCTACAACTAGTATTGGACTCGTTTCTGATGGTCTATTTCATGCGTTTAGTTGGTTTGCGACAATCGGGGGATTGTTCTTATTTGCTGACCTTAAGAGACGAAATGGTGTATGGCTTAAAAGGTGGTGGGGCGGTGTTCTACTAGGCGCTGGTGTTTTCCAATTGTATGACGGTACGATCCAGCACAAGATCATGCGGATTCATCAAATCCGTTATGTTGAAAATGTAGTCGTTTATGATATTGTTTGGAATATTATTGCTGTAGCCATGGTAGTCGCCGGAAGCTTTTTACTTTTTCTTTCCAAACGTGAACAGTCAAAAAGGGAGACCGTTACCCATGACCAATGA
- a CDS encoding carbohydrate kinase family protein, whose translation MMAVYQVPVIDTTGAGDYYSSSLTLAIASGQTFVGY comes from the coding sequence ATGATGGCAGTTTATCAGGTCCCTGTCATTGATACGACAGGGGCAGGGGATTACTATAGTTCTAGTCTGACGTTAGCAATAGCATCAGGTCAGACATTCGTGGGCTATTGA
- a CDS encoding M14 family metallopeptidase — protein MNIRVRQGDSFWYYSQLFNVPLPLISDSNRDVNPQALQVGQIVRIPGFYVNFYTIQPGDTFWAISNRLGFNFDMLQLLNPTLNPYALQIGQRINVPVRVSSPIVRGRRSYDFAAMMNDIRQLIEVYPFIVNRKIGDSVMGKDLVELQIGRGTKRVHMNGSFHAHEWITTPILMQTLNEYLLALTNMGSIRGLSMPPFYHSVLLSIVPMVNPDGVDLVIHGAPNEEPYRRNVLAINGGSTDFSGWKANIRGVDLNNQFPARWEEEARRKPSQPSSRDFPGTRPLSEPESIAIADLTKRGNFDRVLAYHTQGKVIFWGYQGLEPSEAATIVAEFSRVSGYRGVRYVDSFAGYKDWFIQEWRKPGFTVELGSGVNPLPISQFDQIYQENLGIFLASLYM, from the coding sequence GTGAATATCAGAGTCAGGCAAGGTGATAGTTTCTGGTATTATAGTCAACTGTTTAATGTTCCGTTACCTCTTATAAGTGATTCGAACCGTGATGTAAATCCTCAAGCCTTACAGGTTGGGCAAATTGTGCGAATTCCAGGGTTTTATGTTAATTTCTATACGATTCAACCTGGAGATACTTTTTGGGCCATCTCTAATCGGTTAGGTTTTAATTTTGATATGCTTCAACTCTTAAATCCAACTTTAAATCCCTATGCCTTACAAATTGGTCAGCGAATAAATGTTCCCGTTCGTGTTTCAAGTCCAATTGTTCGCGGAAGAAGATCATACGACTTCGCAGCAATGATGAACGATATTCGTCAGCTAATTGAAGTCTATCCTTTTATCGTTAACCGTAAAATTGGAGATTCAGTGATGGGGAAAGATCTTGTTGAATTACAAATCGGGCGCGGTACGAAACGTGTTCACATGAACGGATCCTTCCATGCCCATGAGTGGATCACAACGCCAATTCTAATGCAAACACTTAATGAATATTTACTAGCCCTAACAAATATGGGATCCATCAGAGGACTTTCGATGCCACCATTCTATCATTCAGTTCTACTATCTATTGTTCCAATGGTCAATCCAGACGGTGTAGATTTGGTCATTCATGGTGCTCCGAATGAAGAACCTTATCGTCGAAACGTATTGGCAATAAACGGTGGAAGCACAGATTTTTCAGGTTGGAAGGCAAATATTCGAGGTGTTGACTTAAATAATCAATTTCCTGCTCGTTGGGAAGAAGAGGCTAGGAGAAAGCCATCTCAACCATCTTCACGAGATTTTCCAGGCACTCGTCCATTATCAGAACCAGAGTCAATCGCAATCGCTGATTTAACGAAACGAGGAAACTTTGACCGAGTGCTAGCATATCACACCCAAGGAAAAGTGATTTTCTGGGGGTATCAGGGATTAGAGCCATCTGAAGCAGCAACTATAGTAGCAGAATTTTCAAGAGTAAGTGGTTATCGTGGGGTTAGGTATGTTGACAGCTTTGCAGGTTACAAAGATTGGTTTATTCAAGAATGGAGAAAACCTGGATTTACGGTCGAATTAGGTAGTGGCGTAAATCCATTACCTATCAGCCAATTTGATCAAATTTATCAAGAGAATTTAGGGATCTTCTTAGCAAGTCTTTATATGTAA
- a CDS encoding iron-containing alcohol dehydrogenase, translating into MQNFVFRNSTKIIFGKDTEATVGEESIKYGKKLLLHYGGGSIKSTGLYDSVVTSLREQSIEIFELGDVQPNPRVSLVREGVSICKENNIDFILAVGGGSVIDSAKAIAAGAKYEGDVWDFFTGKPVTECLPIGVVLTIPAAGSETSTGTVITNEDGLYKRATGHDTMRPQFAILNPVLTYTLPSYQTACGITDMIAHILERYFTNEKNVELTDRLCEATLKTIINNAHTVLENPTNYDARAEIMWAGTIAHNDSLGTGRIGDWASHDIEHEISGIYDIAHGAGLAIIFPAWMKYVYKHDVKRFAQFANRVWDVEIDLNDLEKTALAGINKIEQFFRSIGMPITLTEVGIGDEHLEKMAKKATERGPLGNFVKLSEEDVHHIYHLAR; encoded by the coding sequence ATGCAAAATTTTGTTTTTCGTAATAGTACAAAGATTATTTTTGGCAAAGATACAGAAGCTACAGTCGGGGAAGAGTCTATCAAGTATGGAAAAAAGCTTCTGCTGCATTATGGTGGAGGCAGTATTAAGAGCACGGGTTTATACGATAGTGTCGTTACGTCTTTACGTGAGCAAAGCATTGAGATCTTTGAACTTGGTGATGTTCAACCTAATCCCAGAGTTAGCCTGGTTCGTGAAGGTGTTTCAATTTGTAAGGAAAATAACATTGATTTCATCCTCGCCGTAGGGGGTGGAAGTGTTATTGATTCTGCGAAGGCAATTGCTGCAGGTGCGAAATATGAGGGAGATGTCTGGGACTTCTTCACTGGAAAACCAGTAACAGAGTGCTTACCAATAGGGGTTGTGCTTACCATCCCTGCTGCAGGTAGTGAAACAAGTACAGGAACAGTCATTACAAACGAAGATGGCTTGTATAAGAGAGCAACTGGACACGATACGATGAGGCCACAGTTTGCGATCCTAAATCCAGTTCTTACATATACATTACCTTCATATCAAACAGCTTGCGGGATTACAGACATGATCGCCCATATTTTAGAAAGATATTTTACGAACGAAAAAAATGTAGAGCTGACGGATCGATTATGTGAAGCAACCTTAAAAACAATCATTAATAATGCACATACAGTTCTAGAGAATCCAACGAATTATGATGCTCGCGCGGAGATCATGTGGGCTGGGACAATCGCCCATAATGACTCATTAGGAACGGGGAGAATTGGTGATTGGGCAAGCCATGATATTGAGCATGAAATTAGCGGGATTTATGATATCGCGCACGGAGCTGGACTAGCAATTATTTTCCCAGCATGGATGAAATACGTCTACAAGCATGACGTAAAGAGATTTGCACAATTTGCTAATCGAGTGTGGGATGTAGAAATTGATTTGAATGATCTAGAAAAAACAGCTCTAGCAGGAATTAATAAAATAGAACAGTTCTTCCGTTCTATTGGAATGCCAATCACTTTGACAGAAGTAGGTATCGGCGACGAGCACCTTGAGAAGATGGCGAAAAAGGCGACAGAAAGAGGTCCGCTTGGTAACTTTGTGAAATTGTCTGAAGAAGACGTTCATCATATATACCATTTAGCTAGATAG
- a CDS encoding DDE-type integrase/transposase/recombinase, whose amino-acid sequence MLPQIITYLLTFINYQEQVIRTLLTLLIGKSMFDKPTEVPVNKPYRKLQVDDLPIIEVPKKLDFQLLLSEHLESKGKPLKPVQRRSNSTPVPSSMKCPTCGAPADYLYANNGAKGQYQCKVCTCLFSEKNRYLKETILKCPHCSKTLEKVKERKDFHVYKCKNDACSYYQKKRNAMTQKEKNRFKKDPQAFKLRYIYRQFHIDFQPLAKHSPKRPRVDLSRIYVSPYTLGLILTYHVNYGLSARKTAALMKDIHGVSISHQSILNYENSVALWLKPFTDHYPYELSDQFCGDETYIRVNGRWHYLFFFFDAVKKVILSYPVSPNRDTATAIKAIDEVLLKLKKIPENLTFVVDGNPIYLLAQHFFAQHQIPFEVIQVIGLTNEDEVSKEYRPLKQIIERLNRTFKGNYRSTHGFGSEHGSVSFVTLFVAYFNFLRPHSALEGKVPVTIPELEKLPNMPARWTTLIGLAQDWISEQRA is encoded by the coding sequence TTGTTACCTCAAATTATAACCTATTTACTTACTTTTATAAACTACCAAGAACAAGTGATTCGAACGTTGCTTACCCTATTAATCGGGAAAAGTATGTTTGATAAACCAACTGAAGTTCCAGTAAATAAACCTTATCGAAAACTTCAAGTGGATGATCTTCCGATCATTGAGGTTCCAAAGAAACTAGATTTTCAACTTCTGTTATCTGAACATCTAGAGTCTAAAGGGAAACCTCTTAAACCAGTCCAAAGACGGTCGAATTCAACACCAGTTCCTTCATCAATGAAATGTCCAACGTGTGGTGCTCCAGCTGATTACTTGTATGCCAATAATGGGGCGAAAGGACAATATCAATGTAAGGTGTGTACGTGTCTTTTCAGTGAAAAAAACCGCTATCTAAAGGAAACAATCCTGAAATGCCCTCACTGTTCAAAAACACTAGAAAAAGTGAAAGAAAGAAAAGACTTCCATGTGTACAAGTGTAAAAATGATGCTTGTTCTTATTACCAAAAGAAACGAAATGCGATGACTCAAAAAGAGAAAAATAGGTTCAAGAAAGATCCCCAAGCCTTTAAACTTCGCTATATTTACCGCCAATTTCACATTGATTTTCAACCGTTAGCGAAGCATTCACCAAAGAGGCCGAGAGTTGATCTATCAAGAATTTATGTGTCTCCATATACACTTGGACTTATCCTTACTTATCACGTCAATTATGGTCTGTCAGCTCGCAAAACAGCTGCTTTAATGAAGGATATCCATGGTGTTTCTATTTCTCACCAAAGCATTTTAAACTACGAGAATAGTGTTGCCTTATGGTTGAAACCTTTTACTGATCACTATCCTTATGAACTCTCTGACCAATTCTGTGGGGACGAAACGTACATCCGTGTAAATGGCCGTTGGCATTACCTGTTTTTCTTCTTTGACGCTGTAAAGAAAGTGATACTCTCTTACCCAGTGTCACCTAACCGAGATACAGCAACCGCCATAAAAGCGATTGACGAAGTATTACTAAAGCTTAAGAAAATACCTGAGAACCTTACATTTGTGGTTGATGGAAATCCAATTTACTTGTTAGCTCAACATTTCTTTGCCCAGCATCAAATCCCTTTTGAGGTCATTCAAGTGATTGGCTTGACGAACGAAGATGAAGTTTCAAAGGAATACAGACCTCTCAAACAAATTATTGAGCGACTAAATCGAACCTTTAAAGGGAACTATCGGTCAACTCATGGATTCGGTTCAGAACATGGTTCTGTTTCATTCGTGACATTATTTGTCGCTTACTTCAACTTTCTAAGACCTCATTCGGCCTTAGAAGGAAAAGTGCCTGTGACCATACCAGAGCTAGAAAAGCTTCCAAACATGCCTGCTAGATGGACAACTCTTATTGGTCTAGCCCAGGATTGGATCAGCGAACAAAGAGCCTAA
- a CDS encoding M48 family metallopeptidase yields MTSIVVVGYLLLTIVGAFIVFFFALLSFFSHIISMSHIQVNGVRLRETQFPELYEKVKELSQKMELTKIPEVYIVESGGLLNAFATKVFAAFGKNMVVLYSDFVDISIESKGNEIDYVIAHELAHIKRNHIVKSLLVFPAMWIPFIGTSYLRMAEYTCDRMAAYYTGKPETAINGLLILAAGRRLYKTVNLKDYMQQYNDKKGLFVTLTELLSTHPPIPKRIQEIEVLMFETPTVQLIHRSKQVVSVVFVLFLILPAMTMGLIFAGVKVLEEFNFSLPFFVDYNPLMEASIDGNMEEVETLLITGADPNELNEFGESALLFAVIYESPEVIQLLLEYGADPNIQDNYGWTPLMSAVMMDNLEVAELLLNAGADPLLADEDGMSSIDYARDMASTEFVKLLKQYQ; encoded by the coding sequence ATGACTAGCATAGTTGTTGTTGGTTATTTACTGCTAACCATAGTTGGTGCCTTTATCGTATTTTTTTTCGCTTTGCTCTCTTTCTTTTCACATATTATTTCGATGTCACACATCCAAGTAAATGGCGTAAGATTGCGTGAAACACAATTCCCAGAACTCTATGAGAAGGTCAAAGAACTAAGTCAGAAAATGGAGTTAACGAAAATTCCAGAGGTGTATATCGTTGAATCTGGAGGTCTTTTAAATGCGTTTGCGACCAAGGTTTTTGCTGCTTTCGGTAAAAATATGGTCGTCCTCTACTCAGATTTTGTCGATATCTCGATTGAGTCCAAAGGAAATGAAATAGATTATGTTATCGCCCATGAACTAGCTCATATAAAAAGAAACCACATCGTCAAATCTTTACTCGTTTTTCCTGCGATGTGGATCCCATTCATTGGGACTAGCTATTTACGAATGGCAGAATATACATGCGATCGAATGGCTGCTTATTATACAGGTAAACCCGAAACTGCGATTAACGGATTGTTAATTTTAGCTGCGGGAAGGCGATTATATAAAACTGTCAATCTTAAAGATTATATGCAACAGTACAACGATAAAAAGGGATTATTTGTTACATTAACAGAATTACTTTCAACGCACCCACCAATACCAAAAAGAATCCAAGAAATAGAAGTGTTAATGTTTGAAACGCCTACGGTCCAATTGATCCATCGATCGAAGCAAGTAGTTTCAGTTGTATTCGTCTTATTTCTTATTCTGCCTGCAATGACCATGGGTCTTATTTTTGCAGGTGTGAAAGTCCTAGAAGAGTTTAATTTCTCGCTCCCATTTTTCGTTGACTATAACCCCTTAATGGAAGCAAGTATCGATGGGAATATGGAAGAGGTTGAAACGTTACTGATTACTGGTGCTGATCCTAATGAATTAAATGAATTTGGAGAAAGTGCATTATTGTTTGCTGTGATTTACGAAAGTCCAGAGGTTATTCAACTCCTTCTTGAATATGGTGCAGACCCTAACATTCAAGACAACTACGGATGGACACCACTTATGTCGGCTGTGATGATGGACAATCTTGAAGTTGCTGAATTGTTACTTAATGCAGGAGCAGATCCACTATTAGCTGATGAGGATGGAATGTCTAGTATTGACTATGCAAGAGACATGGCGAGTACTGAATTTGTAAAACTGCTAAAGCAATATCAATAA
- a CDS encoding GNAT family N-acetyltransferase, with product MRKKIHFRKATIKDLEKIVHMLSDDKLGSMRENYELPLQSSYTDAFQAIDSDPNIELIVACDGETIVGVLQLTFTPHLTYQGGWRATIEGVRTVLSEQGKGIGSKLTRRAIARAKERNCHVVQLTTDKTRKEALRFYEKLGFRATHQGLKLHL from the coding sequence ATCCGAAAGAAAATTCATTTCAGAAAAGCTACTATTAAAGATCTAGAAAAGATTGTTCATATGCTTTCTGACGATAAATTAGGAAGTATGAGGGAGAACTACGAGCTTCCACTGCAAAGTAGCTATACTGATGCATTTCAGGCGATAGATTCTGACCCTAATATTGAACTAATTGTCGCATGCGATGGGGAAACGATCGTCGGTGTTCTACAACTAACTTTTACGCCTCACCTTACCTACCAAGGTGGATGGAGGGCTACTATCGAAGGAGTAAGAACAGTTCTATCAGAACAAGGAAAAGGGATTGGCAGCAAACTAACTCGTAGAGCTATAGCACGTGCTAAGGAACGTAACTGCCATGTTGTGCAGTTAACAACCGATAAAACCAGAAAAGAAGCTTTACGCTTTTATGAAAAGTTAGGGTTTCGCGCAACTCATCAAGGATTGAAATTACATTTATAA
- a CDS encoding SAM-dependent methyltransferase, translated as MFSFNPIAVAFNERITIEDDNWGKVVSKIILDDSNPEDSINGIEAYSHLEIIYFFHKVEKNKIVSGARHPRNDETLPKVGIFAQRGKNRPNRLGLTTVKLLKRQGKVLFVLGLDCINGTPIVDIKPVMKEFMPKEPIQQPLWSHEIMKNYWK; from the coding sequence ATGTTCTCATTTAATCCAATTGCTGTAGCATTTAACGAAAGAATAACGATAGAGGATGATAACTGGGGAAAAGTAGTTTCCAAAATTATATTGGATGACTCAAATCCCGAGGATTCTATAAACGGAATTGAAGCTTATTCTCACTTAGAGATCATCTATTTTTTTCATAAAGTTGAAAAAAATAAAATTGTTTCAGGTGCAAGACACCCTAGAAACGACGAAACCCTCCCAAAGGTCGGGATTTTTGCTCAGCGTGGAAAAAATCGCCCTAACCGATTAGGACTAACAACTGTGAAATTACTTAAGCGGCAAGGAAAAGTATTATTTGTTCTAGGTCTTGACTGCATCAATGGAACACCTATTGTTGATATAAAGCCAGTAATGAAAGAATTTATGCCAAAAGAGCCAATTCAACAACCTCTATGGTCTCATGAAATAATGAAAAATTATTGGAAGTAA
- a CDS encoding VOC family protein → MSFVIKSIDHIQLAAPRGSEEQARSFFIGILGFKEVEKPEVMKKRGGVWFAFGNYQIHIGIEEPFFPAKKAHPAFVVENIEAFKTHLQRNLVTFLVDDNLPGANRIYLNDPFGNRIEVLEWIEKSNSLLKE, encoded by the coding sequence ATGTCATTTGTAATTAAGTCCATTGATCATATCCAACTTGCAGCACCAAGAGGATCAGAGGAGCAAGCTAGAAGTTTTTTTATTGGTATTTTAGGTTTTAAAGAAGTCGAGAAGCCGGAAGTAATGAAAAAAAGAGGCGGGGTATGGTTTGCCTTTGGAAATTATCAAATACACATTGGGATTGAAGAGCCATTTTTCCCTGCAAAAAAAGCTCATCCAGCATTTGTCGTTGAAAATATCGAAGCATTCAAAACACACCTACAACGAAATCTTGTTACTTTTCTAGTTGATGATAATCTCCCAGGTGCGAACCGGATTTACCTCAATGATCCGTTTGGAAATAGAATTGAAGTTTTAGAGTGGATTGAAAAGTCTAACTCGTTGTTAAAGGAGTAA
- a CDS encoding LysR family transcriptional regulator has product MKVDDYKLLVTIKRVGTIRGAAKELLISQPAISLRLKQIEEQWGEKIFIRTHKNILVTPVGEKILAFGEEMIMGERKLLDDISLVSKSVNGMLSLGVSSVVGQYLLPEILESYINKYPDVKIELVTGLSQSLRASISDFHISIIRARK; this is encoded by the coding sequence ATGAAAGTAGATGATTATAAATTATTGGTCACCATTAAACGGGTCGGTACGATTAGAGGGGCCGCCAAGGAGTTACTGATATCGCAACCTGCAATTAGCTTGCGACTTAAACAAATTGAGGAACAGTGGGGTGAAAAGATTTTTATTCGAACACACAAAAACATACTGGTGACACCGGTTGGCGAAAAAATACTAGCGTTTGGCGAGGAAATGATCATGGGTGAAAGAAAATTATTGGATGATATTTCATTGGTTTCAAAGAGTGTAAATGGAATGCTTTCGCTTGGTGTCTCTTCTGTCGTCGGCCAATATTTGCTACCAGAAATTCTTGAAAGCTATATCAATAAATATCCTGATGTAAAAATTGAGTTGGTCACTGGTTTGAGTCAGTCGCTCCGTGCTTCTATATCTGATTTTCATATTTCAATCATCCGGGCGAGAAAATAA
- a CDS encoding substrate-binding domain-containing protein has translation MGMQCIELFSDRLFLIDRKRNKNKEKLLIEFQSDATFHSLVDEWFTQHPDLKLFRKIKVDQIETCKQLMSHGIGMAVLPESSVKNLDPEHFTFQPLIINNQHLSRPTWLCYAEAARELPQVEAFLKVIEEKVDNQSN, from the coding sequence ATGGGAATGCAGTGTATCGAACTTTTTTCTGATCGTTTATTTTTGATCGATAGAAAAAGAAACAAGAATAAGGAAAAGTTATTAATCGAATTTCAAAGTGATGCCACCTTTCATTCATTAGTTGACGAATGGTTTACACAACATCCCGACCTAAAACTTTTTCGGAAAATAAAGGTTGATCAAATAGAAACCTGCAAACAATTAATGTCACACGGAATCGGTATGGCAGTTCTCCCAGAAAGCTCTGTAAAAAACTTAGACCCAGAGCATTTCACGTTTCAGCCCCTAATCATAAACAATCAACACCTTTCTCGACCTACATGGCTATGTTATGCTGAAGCAGCTCGAGAACTACCTCAGGTTGAAGCATTTTTAAAAGTCATTGAAGAGAAAGTAGACAACCAATCAAACTAA
- a CDS encoding PQQ-dependent sugar dehydrogenase, which yields MFSLKKIIFFLILVQIITACSSKEQQEREATEVIASQAEVIARDLNIPWNLNKDNNTFYVSERIGTITKIDNHSQTTQNVEVTKEIFHEGEGGLLGFILAPDFDQTKRAFAYHTYRQNGQVFNRIIILTLKENTWKETSVLLEEIPGGRIHNGGRIKFGPDGKLYATAGDAGQPDFAQDVESLAGKILRIELNGDVPTDNPFENSYVYSYGHRNPQGLAWDADGTLYSSEHGQSALDEINLIEPGKNYGWPLIEGDQQMANMVSPLFHSGTDTWAPSGIAIKDNKIYVANLRGAHIRVFHLTDGTEEVLFENAGRMRDVLIENDTLYTITNNRDGRGTPQEGDDKLFKISLLE from the coding sequence ATGTTCTCGCTGAAAAAAATTATTTTTTTCCTCATATTAGTCCAGATTATTACTGCTTGTTCTTCTAAAGAACAGCAAGAAAGGGAGGCAACTGAAGTAATCGCATCACAAGCAGAAGTCATTGCTAGAGATCTAAACATCCCATGGAATCTTAATAAGGATAACAATACCTTTTATGTAAGTGAGCGAATAGGAACAATCACGAAAATTGATAATCATTCACAAACCACACAAAATGTAGAGGTTACCAAAGAGATTTTCCATGAAGGTGAGGGGGGATTATTGGGTTTTATTCTAGCTCCTGATTTCGATCAAACGAAACGAGCGTTCGCCTATCATACATACAGGCAAAATGGACAAGTTTTTAACAGGATTATCATTCTTACGCTTAAGGAGAATACATGGAAGGAAACAAGCGTTTTACTAGAAGAGATACCAGGTGGGAGGATCCATAATGGCGGTAGAATTAAATTTGGACCAGATGGCAAACTGTATGCGACTGCCGGGGATGCTGGTCAACCAGATTTCGCCCAAGACGTTGAGAGTTTAGCAGGGAAAATTCTACGGATAGAATTAAATGGGGACGTACCAACTGATAATCCATTTGAAAATTCCTATGTGTATTCTTATGGACATCGAAACCCTCAAGGCTTAGCCTGGGATGCTGATGGAACTCTGTATAGCTCTGAACACGGTCAATCAGCGCTTGATGAAATTAACCTAATCGAACCGGGTAAGAATTACGGATGGCCACTAATAGAAGGCGATCAGCAAATGGCTAATATGGTTTCACCACTTTTTCACTCAGGAACAGATACTTGGGCTCCATCTGGAATTGCCATTAAAGACAATAAAATCTACGTAGCTAATTTACGTGGTGCGCACATTCGCGTCTTTCATTTAACGGATGGTACCGAAGAAGTTTTATTTGAAAACGCGGGAAGAATGCGGGATGTACTAATTGAAAACGATACCCTATATACAATTACAAATAATCGTGATGGTCGAGGCACACCGCAAGAAGGTGATGATAAATTATTCAAAATCTCGTTACTAGAGTAG
- a CDS encoding alpha/beta family hydrolase, with translation MVDTIPYRLIEQTAKSDTLVIMFPGAGYTTQAPLLHFTTGVFYKKGFDILHVNYRFSSQELAALSEEDFAKNVKTVIDHILQDKHYDHFYLVGKSIGTIALTTTLKSSLFAKAKVIWLTPLLQRDDVFQTMQTSKNEGLCIIGDHDRCFIEERMKKVEMNSDLKTKIIEGADHSLELNQNPLESITILKEIISEIDSF, from the coding sequence TTGGTAGATACAATACCCTATCGCTTGATTGAACAAACAGCTAAATCAGATACGCTAGTGATCATGTTCCCTGGAGCTGGTTACACAACTCAGGCCCCTTTGTTACATTTTACAACAGGCGTATTTTACAAGAAAGGTTTTGACATTTTACATGTAAACTATCGATTTTCTAGTCAAGAGTTAGCAGCTCTTAGTGAAGAAGATTTTGCTAAAAATGTAAAGACCGTTATTGACCACATCTTACAGGATAAACATTACGATCATTTTTATCTTGTTGGAAAATCGATTGGGACCATTGCTCTAACTACTACATTAAAGTCCTCACTTTTTGCTAAGGCAAAAGTTATCTGGTTAACACCCTTGTTACAAAGAGACGATGTGTTTCAGACGATGCAAACGAGTAAGAACGAGGGGCTTTGTATTATCGGCGATCATGATCGCTGTTTTATTGAAGAGCGTATGAAAAAGGTAGAAATGAATTCAGACCTAAAGACAAAGATCATAGAGGGTGCTGATCATAGTTTAGAACTGAACCAAAATCCACTTGAATCCATTACTATCCTAAAAGAGATTATCAGTGAGATTGATAGTTTCTAA